One part of the Cyprinus carpio isolate SPL01 chromosome A25, ASM1834038v1, whole genome shotgun sequence genome encodes these proteins:
- the galk2 gene encoding N-acetylgalactosamine kinase, giving the protein MATIPPRIKVQLSGNERLQKLKEVFHEKYGQWPVFYARAPGRVNLIGEHIDYCGYAVLPMAIEQNILAAVSVSDSKTIQLANTEPKYKDFSVSVDGISIDRENPQWHYYFLCGVRGIQEHLSLSSLAGMCCVVDGTIPASSGLSSSSALVCCAGLVTMEASQKSLSKVTLAETCAKCERYIGTEGGGMDQSISFLAEEGTAKLIEFNPLRATDVRLPDGAVFVIANCCVEMNKAASSHFNMRVVECRIATKMLAKARGLDWSRLLKLGDLQKELQVSLEQMLELVEEVLHPEPYSRDEICKTLGISAEQLCEDILSANTQHATVFKLYQRARHVYGEAARVLQFKAVCDSSPADAVAQLGDLMNRSHASCRDLYECSCPELDQLVDICLQAGAVGSRLTGAGWGGCTVSMVPGERIESFLQTVREQYYVPDARRSALEKQSLFVTRPGGGAAIFIEE; this is encoded by the exons ATGGCCACAATTCCACCGAGAATCAAGGTGCAGCTCAGTGGAAATGAAAG GTTGCAGAAACTGAAAGAggtttttcatgaaaaatatggACAATGGCCCGTCTTCTACGCTCGTGCTCCAGGGAGGGTGAATTTGATTG GTGAGCATATCGATTATTGTGGCTATGCTGTCCTGCCAATGGCAATAGAGCAGAATATTCTCGCTGCTGTTTCTGTCAGTGACTCCAAAACAATCCAGCTGGCCAACACTGAGCCCAAATACAA ggATTTCAGTGTGTCTGTGGATGGCATCTCCATTGACAGAGAGAATCCTCAGTGGCACTATTACTTCCTTTGTGGAGTGAGAGGAATCCAG GAGCACTTGAGCTTGTCTTCATTGGCAGGGATGTGTTGTGTGGTAGACGGGACTATCCCAGCCAGCTCAGGTCTTTCCAGCTCCAGTGCCCTGGTGTGCTGTGCTGGTCTGGTCACGATGGAGGCCAGTCAGAAGTCTCTGTCTAAG GTGACTCTTGCAGAGACGTGTGCCAAATGTGAGCGTTATATCGGCACTGAGGGGGGAGGGATGGATCAGTCCATTTCTTTCCTTGCAGAGGAGGGAACA GCAAAGCTGATCGAGTTTAATCCGCTGCGAGCCACAGACGTGAGGCTGCCTGACGGGGCTGTCTTTGTAATCGCCAACTGTTGTGTGGAGATGAACAAGGCGGCCTCATCTCACTTCAACATGAGGGTGGTGGAGTGCCGCATTGCCACGAAG ATGCTGGCTAAGGCGCGCGGCCTGGACTGGAGTCGTCTGCTGAAGCTGGGAGATCTGCAGAAGGAGCTGCAGGTGAGTCTGGAGCAGATGCTGGAGCTGGTGGAGGAGGTGCTGCACCCTGAGCCCTACAGCAGAGATGAGATCTGCAAGACTCTGGGCATCAGCGCCGAACAACTGTGTGAAGACATCCTCAGCGCCAACACACAACAcg CGACTGTTTTTAAATTGTACCAGCGTGCCAGACACGTGTACGGCGAGGCTGCACGCGTCCTGCAGTTTAAGGCCGTGTGTGACTCTTCTCCTGCCGACGCCGTCGCTCAGCTGGGCGACCTGATGAACCGAAGCCACGCCAGCTGCAGAGACTTGTACGAGTGCAGCTGCCCTGAGCTGGACCAGCTGGTGGACATATGTCT GCAGGCCGGTGCCGTGGGGTCGAGGTTAACCGGAGCTGGATGGGGAGGTTGCACGGTTTCCATGGTACCCGGGGAACGAATAGAGTCCTTTCTCCAGACTGTGAGAGAACAGTATTACGTTCCTGACGCCCGTCGATCCGCTCTGGAAAAGCAGAGTTTATTCGTGACAAGGCCTGGAGGAGGGGCGGCAATTTTCATAGAGGAATGA
- the LOC109050786 gene encoding COP9 signalosome complex subunit 2 isoform X2 has translation MSDMEDDFMCDDEEDYDLEYSEDSNSEPNVDLENQYYNSKALKEDDPKAALSSFQKVLELEGEKGEWGFKALKQMIKINFKLTNFPEMMNRYKQLLTYIRSAVTRNYSEKSINSILDYISTSKQMDLLQEFYETTLEALKDAKNDRLWFKTNTKLGKLYLEREEFGKLQKILRQLHQSCQTDDGEDDLKKGTQLLEIYALEIQMYTAQKNNKKLKALYEQSLHIKSAIPHPLIMGVIRECGGKMHLREGEFEKAHTDFFEAFKNYDESGSPRRTTCLKYLVLANMLMKSGINPFDSQEAKPYKNDPEILAMTNLVSAYQNNDITEFEKILKTNHSNIMDDPFIREHIEELLRNIRTQVLIKLIKPYTRIHIPFISKELNIDVADVESLLVQCILDNTIDGRIDQVNQLLELDHQKRGGARYTALDKWTNQLNTLNQAIVSKLA, from the exons ATGTCTGACATGGAAGATGATTTCATGTGCGATGATGAGGAGGATTATGACTTG GAATATTCCGAGGACAGCAACTCTGAACCCAATGTCGATTTGGAGAATCAGTACTACAACTCCAAAGCCCTGAAAGAAGATGACCCTAAAGCAGCCCTGAGCAGCTTTCAGAAG GTGCTGGAGCTGGAGGGCGAGAAAGGAGAATGGGGCTTCAAAGCACTGAAACAGATGATTAAGATCAACTTCAAGCTT acaAATTTTCCAGAAATGATGAACCGGTACAAACAGCTTTTGACGTATATTAGGAGTGCTGTCACCAGAAATTACTCGGAGAAATCCATCAACTCTATTCTAGATTATATCTCAACCTCCAAACAG atggacTTGCTACAAGAGTTTTATGAGACCACACTGGAAGCATTAAAAGATGCCAAAAACGACAGACTTTGGTTTAAAACTAACACCAAG CTGGGAAAGTTGTACCTGGAAAGAGAAGAGTTTGGAAAGCTCCAGAAAATTCTCAGGCAGTTGCATCAGTCATGTCAG ACGGATGACGGAGAGGACGACTTGAAGAAGGGCACTCAGCTGTTGGAGATCTACGCTTTGGAGATTCAGATGTATACGGCGCAGAAAAACAACAAGAAACTCAAAGCCCTCTATGAGCAGTCATTACACATTAAATCAGCCATCCCACATCCACTCATCATGGGAGTCATCAGAG AATGTGGTGGTAAAATGCACCTGAGGGAGGGAGAGTTCGAGAAGGCGCATACAGACTTTTTCGAGGCATTCAAAAACTATGACGAGTCTGGAAGCCCCAGGCGAACCACTTGTCTGAAGTACCTGGTCTTGGCCAACATGCTGATGAAGTCTGGAATCAACCCATTTGATTCTCAAGAG GCGAAACCTTACAAAAATGATCCAGAAATCCTAGCAATGACAAACCTGGTGAG TGCCTACCAGAACAATGACATCACAGAATTTGAGAAAATCCTAAAGACGAATCACAGCAACATAATGGACGACCCCTTCATCAGAGAACATATTGAGG AATTATTACGGAACATAAGAACACAAGTGCTCATCAAATTGATTAAGCCTTACACTAGGATACACATACCATTTATTTCAAAG GAATTGAATATTGATGTTGCAGATGTAGAAAGCTTGCTTGTGCAGTGTATTTTAGACAA CACAATCGATGGGAGAATTGATCAAGTCAATCAGCTGTTGGAGCTCGATCACCAGAAAAGAGGCGGAGCCCGATACACCGCTCTGGACAAATGGACCAATCAGCTGAACACTCTCAACCAGGCCATCGTTAGCAAACTGGCTTGA
- the LOC109050786 gene encoding COP9 signalosome complex subunit 2 isoform X1, protein MSDMEDDFMCDDEEDYDLEYSEDSNSEPNVDLENQYYNSKALKEDDPKAALSSFQKVLELEGEKGEWGFKALKQMIKINFKLTNFPEMMNRYKQLLTYIRSAVTRNYSEKSINSILDYISTSKQMDLLQEFYETTLEALKDAKNDRLWFKTNTKLGKLYLEREEFGKLQKILRQLHQSCQCFSTGGSQDRSEWVAERTVKETTSTTKNTDDGEDDLKKGTQLLEIYALEIQMYTAQKNNKKLKALYEQSLHIKSAIPHPLIMGVIRECGGKMHLREGEFEKAHTDFFEAFKNYDESGSPRRTTCLKYLVLANMLMKSGINPFDSQEAKPYKNDPEILAMTNLVSAYQNNDITEFEKILKTNHSNIMDDPFIREHIEELLRNIRTQVLIKLIKPYTRIHIPFISKELNIDVADVESLLVQCILDNTIDGRIDQVNQLLELDHQKRGGARYTALDKWTNQLNTLNQAIVSKLA, encoded by the exons ATGTCTGACATGGAAGATGATTTCATGTGCGATGATGAGGAGGATTATGACTTG GAATATTCCGAGGACAGCAACTCTGAACCCAATGTCGATTTGGAGAATCAGTACTACAACTCCAAAGCCCTGAAAGAAGATGACCCTAAAGCAGCCCTGAGCAGCTTTCAGAAG GTGCTGGAGCTGGAGGGCGAGAAAGGAGAATGGGGCTTCAAAGCACTGAAACAGATGATTAAGATCAACTTCAAGCTT acaAATTTTCCAGAAATGATGAACCGGTACAAACAGCTTTTGACGTATATTAGGAGTGCTGTCACCAGAAATTACTCGGAGAAATCCATCAACTCTATTCTAGATTATATCTCAACCTCCAAACAG atggacTTGCTACAAGAGTTTTATGAGACCACACTGGAAGCATTAAAAGATGCCAAAAACGACAGACTTTGGTTTAAAACTAACACCAAG CTGGGAAAGTTGTACCTGGAAAGAGAAGAGTTTGGAAAGCTCCAGAAAATTCTCAGGCAGTTGCATCAGTCATGTCAG tgtttctcaactggtgggtcgcAAGACCGTTCTGAGTGGGTCGCAGAGCGTACAGTCAaagaaacaacatcaacaacaaaaaac ACGGATGACGGAGAGGACGACTTGAAGAAGGGCACTCAGCTGTTGGAGATCTACGCTTTGGAGATTCAGATGTATACGGCGCAGAAAAACAACAAGAAACTCAAAGCCCTCTATGAGCAGTCATTACACATTAAATCAGCCATCCCACATCCACTCATCATGGGAGTCATCAGAG AATGTGGTGGTAAAATGCACCTGAGGGAGGGAGAGTTCGAGAAGGCGCATACAGACTTTTTCGAGGCATTCAAAAACTATGACGAGTCTGGAAGCCCCAGGCGAACCACTTGTCTGAAGTACCTGGTCTTGGCCAACATGCTGATGAAGTCTGGAATCAACCCATTTGATTCTCAAGAG GCGAAACCTTACAAAAATGATCCAGAAATCCTAGCAATGACAAACCTGGTGAG TGCCTACCAGAACAATGACATCACAGAATTTGAGAAAATCCTAAAGACGAATCACAGCAACATAATGGACGACCCCTTCATCAGAGAACATATTGAGG AATTATTACGGAACATAAGAACACAAGTGCTCATCAAATTGATTAAGCCTTACACTAGGATACACATACCATTTATTTCAAAG GAATTGAATATTGATGTTGCAGATGTAGAAAGCTTGCTTGTGCAGTGTATTTTAGACAA CACAATCGATGGGAGAATTGATCAAGTCAATCAGCTGTTGGAGCTCGATCACCAGAAAAGAGGCGGAGCCCGATACACCGCTCTGGACAAATGGACCAATCAGCTGAACACTCTCAACCAGGCCATCGTTAGCAAACTGGCTTGA